One stretch of Cellulomonas wangsupingiae DNA includes these proteins:
- a CDS encoding DUF3117 domain-containing protein, whose translation MAAMKPRTGDGPLEVTKEGRGIVMRVPLEGGGRLVVELNATEAAELGEALSSVVG comes from the coding sequence ATGGCCGCGATGAAGCCGAGGACCGGCGACGGACCGCTCGAGGTGACGAAGGAAGGGCGCGGCATCGTCATGCGCGTCCCGCTCGAGGGTGGCGGACGGCTGGTGGTGGAGCTCAACGCGACCGAGGCAGCCGAGCTGGGCGAGGCCCTGAGCTCCGTCGTCGGCTGA
- a CDS encoding leucyl aminopeptidase family protein: MSPRTTARTVLGVLRTPPAVTLHGATVVDSPLLADGSVDAVAVQVAPRRDGDDALQPRSGTPQAAARYGIDLAELAERAGLTGAAGEAFTVHLPLPVGSSVALPWAGLPPRIVLVGVGDESPTALRRAGAALARATRGLRRVAATVGAQTHHDEQGAALAARAVVEGYLLAAYTPPRLTAEPAEQVATELVLLGRDGEQVAAAVDAARIGAGATWLVRDLANMPSNIKDPAWMADRARRLGSKAGLDVQVLGPRELTAGGFGGILAVGAGSASSPRLVRLTYTPAAGGGRHVVVVGKGITYDTGGLSIKPREAMVPMKTDMAGSAVALATVLAAAQAGVPHKVTAVLPLAENHVGAASYRPGDVVTVHGGTTVEIANTDAEGRLVLADALAWADATLDPDVLVDVATLTGAASLGLGKQHAALYGTDDALVAGLEAAAERTGELVWHMPLVADYEEAVRSSVADLRHVPEDRRIGGGSITAALFLRRFVGERSWAHLDIAGPGRSTSDKHEVTEGATGFGARLLLEFLTSLD, translated from the coding sequence ATGAGCCCCCGCACCACCGCCAGGACCGTCCTGGGCGTGCTCCGCACGCCGCCCGCCGTGACGCTGCACGGCGCGACCGTCGTCGACTCCCCGTTGCTGGCCGACGGGTCGGTCGACGCGGTCGCCGTGCAGGTGGCCCCGCGGCGCGACGGCGACGACGCGCTGCAGCCGCGTTCGGGCACGCCGCAGGCGGCCGCCCGCTACGGCATCGACCTCGCCGAGCTGGCCGAGCGGGCCGGGCTGACGGGTGCCGCCGGTGAGGCGTTCACCGTCCACCTGCCGCTGCCCGTCGGGTCGTCCGTCGCGCTGCCGTGGGCAGGGCTGCCGCCCCGGATCGTCCTGGTCGGGGTCGGCGACGAGAGCCCGACGGCGCTGCGCCGGGCGGGGGCGGCGCTGGCCCGTGCGACGCGCGGCCTGCGCCGCGTCGCCGCGACGGTCGGTGCGCAGACCCACCACGACGAGCAGGGTGCCGCGCTCGCCGCGCGGGCCGTGGTCGAGGGCTACCTGCTCGCGGCGTACACGCCGCCGCGGCTGACGGCCGAGCCCGCGGAGCAGGTGGCGACCGAGCTCGTGCTGCTCGGCCGGGACGGCGAGCAGGTCGCGGCCGCGGTGGACGCGGCGCGCATCGGTGCCGGCGCGACCTGGCTGGTGCGCGACCTGGCCAACATGCCGTCCAACATCAAGGACCCCGCGTGGATGGCGGACCGGGCGCGCCGCCTGGGGTCGAAGGCAGGGCTCGACGTCCAGGTCCTCGGACCGCGCGAGCTGACCGCCGGCGGCTTCGGCGGCATCCTCGCGGTCGGTGCGGGCTCCGCGTCGTCCCCCCGTCTCGTGCGCCTGACGTACACGCCGGCGGCGGGCGGGGGCCGGCACGTCGTCGTCGTCGGCAAGGGGATCACCTACGACACGGGCGGCCTGTCGATCAAGCCGCGCGAGGCGATGGTGCCGATGAAGACCGACATGGCGGGCTCCGCGGTGGCGCTGGCGACCGTGCTCGCGGCCGCCCAGGCGGGCGTGCCGCACAAGGTCACCGCCGTGCTTCCGCTCGCCGAGAACCACGTCGGGGCCGCGTCGTACCGGCCGGGCGACGTGGTGACGGTCCACGGCGGCACGACCGTCGAGATCGCCAACACGGACGCCGAGGGCCGCCTGGTCCTCGCCGACGCGCTCGCGTGGGCCGACGCGACGCTGGACCCGGACGTGCTCGTCGACGTCGCGACCCTGACCGGTGCCGCGAGCCTCGGCCTGGGCAAGCAGCACGCGGCCCTCTACGGCACGGACGACGCCCTGGTCGCCGGGCTCGAGGCGGCCGCCGAGCGCACCGGCGAGCTCGTGTGGCACATGCCGCTGGTCGCGGACTACGAGGAGGCCGTGCGCTCGTCCGTCGCCGACCTACGCCACGTGCCGGAGGACCGCCGCATCGGCGGCGGCTCCATCACGGCGGCGCTCTTCCTGCGGCGGTTCGTGGGGGAGCGGTCCTGGGCGCACCTCGACATCGCCGGGCCCGGTCGCTCCACGTCGGACAAGCACGAGGTCACCGAGGGTGCCACCGGCTTCGGCGCGCGCCTGCTGCTGGAGTTCCTGACCTCGCTGGACTGA
- a CDS encoding O-methyltransferase: MSTDKAQSWVYCEEFLDEDEVLLRARERASHLGCTPVLPGAGAALRVLAAAVQARAVVEVGTGAGVGSLYLLRGMPADGVLTTIDLELEHQRAAKEAFAEEGVRSTRTRAISGRALDVLPRLTDGGYDMVVVDADVENYPGYVDQAVRLLRPGGVLVVDDALWHDRVADPARRDEATTTVRDVGRQVRADDRLVPALLPTGDGLLVAVRR, translated from the coding sequence ATCTCCACCGACAAGGCGCAGAGCTGGGTCTACTGCGAGGAGTTCCTCGACGAGGACGAGGTGCTGCTGCGGGCTCGCGAGCGCGCGTCGCACCTCGGGTGCACCCCGGTGCTGCCCGGTGCCGGTGCGGCGCTGCGCGTCCTCGCCGCGGCGGTCCAGGCGCGCGCGGTCGTCGAGGTCGGCACCGGTGCCGGCGTGGGGTCGCTCTACCTGCTGCGCGGCATGCCGGCCGACGGCGTCCTGACGACGATCGACCTCGAGCTCGAGCACCAGCGCGCCGCGAAGGAGGCGTTCGCCGAGGAGGGCGTGCGCAGCACCCGCACCCGCGCCATCTCCGGCCGCGCGCTGGACGTCCTGCCCCGCCTCACCGACGGCGGCTACGACATGGTCGTGGTCGACGCCGACGTCGAGAACTACCCCGGCTACGTGGACCAGGCCGTGCGCCTGCTGCGGCCCGGTGGCGTGCTGGTCGTCGACGACGCGCTGTGGCACGACCGGGTCGCGGACCCCGCGCGCCGCGACGAGGCGACGACGACGGTGCGGGACGTCGGGCGCCAGGTGCGCGCCGACGACCGGCTGGTCCCGGCGCTGCTGCCCACGGGTGACGGCCTGCTGGTCGCTGTCCGCCGCTGA
- the sigE gene encoding RNA polymerase sigma factor SigE, with protein MGHWAQRSTEEWTPQMTAQPAPWQAPSWEEIVREHSGRVYRLAYRLTGNRHDAEDLTQETFVRVFRSLHTYSPGTFEGWLHRITTNLFLDQARRRQRVRIEPIGDDTERWASPDRLTTPERAFEAANLDHDVQRALDELPPEYRAAVVLCDIEGLSYEEIAVTLGIKLGTVRSRIHRARARLRLALEHRRPIAPSDADAGTERAEVAG; from the coding sequence CTGGGACACTGGGCCCAGCGATCGACCGAGGAGTGGACCCCGCAGATGACCGCCCAGCCCGCGCCGTGGCAGGCCCCGTCCTGGGAGGAGATCGTCCGCGAGCACTCGGGCCGCGTGTACCGCCTCGCGTACCGGCTCACCGGCAACCGGCACGACGCCGAGGACCTCACCCAGGAGACGTTCGTCCGCGTCTTCCGGTCCCTGCACACGTACAGCCCCGGGACGTTCGAGGGCTGGCTGCACCGGATCACCACCAACCTCTTCCTCGACCAGGCGCGGCGCCGCCAGCGCGTGCGCATCGAGCCGATCGGGGACGACACCGAGCGGTGGGCGTCGCCCGACCGCCTCACCACGCCCGAGCGGGCTTTCGAGGCCGCGAACCTCGACCACGACGTGCAGCGGGCGCTCGACGAGCTGCCCCCCGAGTACCGCGCCGCCGTCGTGCTCTGCGACATCGAAGGGCTGTCGTACGAGGAGATCGCGGTGACGCTGGGCATCAAGCTCGGCACCGTGCGCTCGCGCATCCACCGCGCGCGGGCGCGCCTCCGGCTCGCGCTCGAGCACCGGCGGCCGATCGCCCCGTCCGACGCCGACGCCGGCACCGAGCGCGCGGAGGTGGCCGGGTGA
- a CDS encoding zf-HC2 domain-containing protein — protein sequence MHLGSRISALVDGQLDPAATERALAHVATCSSCAHELAAARAARRALAAAADPVQPTDDLTARLLSLSTEGGGPPLPPPPGSRDPFAPGTTAALPFSATHALRGDVVGRRAPARLVLGSVAGLGVVAAGLFLLGGRPVVTPSTHPAAALGLLAHTSSPVWDDALPADDDTVAWLRQQGWTFPHSLPEGWHVGAVSWSSDGPRVLEVTVTGPAGAYVVTEQQGRLDTDALLGAPVREIGGRQVHVLSVEPWQVAWQSEATVVQVVAAQDGSEVDALVAAFPSGGYDDTVTGRIGRGWQTVYAAWDLP from the coding sequence ATGCACCTCGGGTCGCGGATCAGCGCGCTGGTCGACGGACAGCTCGACCCCGCCGCCACCGAGCGCGCGCTCGCGCACGTGGCGACGTGCAGCTCGTGCGCGCACGAGCTGGCGGCCGCCCGTGCCGCGCGGCGGGCGCTCGCCGCCGCGGCGGACCCCGTGCAGCCGACGGACGACCTCACCGCGCGGCTGCTGTCGTTGTCGACCGAGGGCGGCGGGCCGCCGCTGCCCCCGCCGCCGGGCTCGCGCGACCCGTTCGCGCCCGGGACGACGGCGGCGCTCCCGTTCTCCGCGACCCACGCGCTGCGCGGTGACGTGGTCGGCCGCCGGGCGCCCGCGCGCCTCGTGCTCGGGTCGGTCGCCGGGCTGGGCGTGGTCGCCGCCGGGCTGTTCCTGCTCGGTGGGCGGCCCGTCGTGACGCCGTCGACCCACCCGGCGGCGGCGCTCGGGCTGCTCGCGCACACGTCGTCGCCGGTATGGGACGACGCGCTCCCCGCCGACGACGACACCGTCGCGTGGCTCCGCCAGCAGGGCTGGACGTTCCCCCACAGCCTGCCCGAGGGGTGGCACGTGGGCGCCGTCAGCTGGTCGTCCGACGGCCCGCGCGTGCTCGAGGTCACCGTCACCGGCCCCGCCGGTGCCTACGTGGTCACCGAGCAGCAGGGCCGTCTCGACACCGACGCCCTGCTCGGGGCGCCGGTCCGCGAGATCGGGGGCCGGCAGGTCCACGTGCTGTCCGTCGAGCCGTGGCAGGTCGCGTGGCAGTCGGAGGCGACGGTCGTGCAGGTCGTCGCCGCGCAGGACGGCAGCGAGGTCGACGCACTCGTCGCGGCGTTCCCGTCCGGCGGGTACGACGACACCGTGACGGGGCGCATCGGCCGCGGCTGGCAGACCGTCTACGCCGCGTGGGATCTCCCGTGA
- a CDS encoding S1C family serine protease encodes MSAADGPPADGSSPVVPQETPPGVPDGTPPSTPAAPAPPSTPAPPSTPAPPSTPASPSTQAPPLFAAPSSYRRAAPAAAAPAAPGGPGAAPQQATAGASPGAPFAPPAVTHSSAAPYGSAPHAVPGTPAVRRRRRRTLSLAWVAPLVAVALVAGFTGGLLGSRVMPDDGRRADAGLPVVPVPGAQVGGRAPESIAGIAAGVLPSVVSIEVSHAEGEGSGSGFVLRQDGYVLTNNHVVAGAQDGSLVVQFADGTELPGSVVGATAEYDLAVVKVEATGLTPLALGDSDAVVVGDPVVAIGAPLGLVGTVTTGIVSALNRPVVAGDEGGTAFINAIQTDAAINPGNSGGPLVNARGEVVGINSAIAQLPGRLTSVGSIGLGFAIPSNQARRTAEQLIETGAATYPVIGVLLDPEYSGEGVRVFEEDPPDSRAVTLDGPADLAGIRRGDVILAIDGRPVTASEELIVAIRAHEPGDTVVLRVRTGDDERDVRVRLDAAPSG; translated from the coding sequence GTGAGCGCCGCCGACGGTCCGCCGGCCGACGGCTCGTCGCCGGTCGTGCCGCAGGAGACGCCCCCGGGCGTCCCGGACGGGACGCCGCCGTCGACGCCGGCCGCGCCGGCCCCTCCGTCCACGCCAGCCCCGCCGTCGACGCCGGCCCCTCCGTCCACGCCGGCCTCGCCGTCCACGCAGGCGCCGCCGCTCTTCGCGGCACCGTCCTCCTACCGGCGGGCCGCTCCCGCCGCCGCGGCACCGGCCGCCCCCGGGGGTCCGGGCGCCGCACCGCAGCAGGCCACGGCCGGCGCCTCGCCCGGGGCGCCGTTCGCGCCGCCGGCCGTCACGCACTCCTCAGCGGCGCCGTACGGCTCCGCTCCCCACGCGGTCCCGGGGACGCCCGCCGTGCGCCGGCGCCGCCGCCGCACGCTGTCGCTCGCCTGGGTCGCGCCGCTGGTGGCCGTGGCACTCGTGGCGGGGTTCACCGGTGGGCTCCTCGGCAGCCGTGTGATGCCCGACGACGGCCGCCGCGCCGACGCGGGCCTGCCGGTGGTCCCGGTCCCCGGCGCGCAGGTCGGTGGGCGCGCCCCGGAGTCGATCGCGGGCATCGCCGCGGGCGTGCTGCCGAGCGTGGTGTCGATCGAGGTCTCCCACGCGGAGGGGGAGGGCTCGGGCTCCGGGTTCGTGCTGCGGCAGGACGGCTACGTGCTGACGAACAACCACGTCGTCGCCGGTGCGCAGGACGGTTCGCTCGTCGTCCAGTTCGCGGACGGCACGGAGCTGCCGGGCAGCGTCGTGGGAGCGACGGCCGAGTACGACCTGGCCGTCGTGAAGGTGGAGGCCACGGGTCTGACGCCGCTGGCGCTGGGGGACTCCGACGCGGTCGTCGTCGGTGACCCGGTCGTCGCGATCGGTGCGCCGCTCGGGCTCGTGGGCACCGTCACGACGGGCATCGTCAGCGCGCTCAACCGCCCGGTGGTCGCCGGGGACGAGGGCGGCACGGCGTTCATCAACGCGATCCAGACGGACGCGGCGATCAACCCGGGCAACTCCGGCGGGCCGCTCGTCAACGCCCGCGGCGAGGTCGTGGGCATCAACTCCGCCATCGCCCAGCTGCCCGGCCGGCTCACGAGCGTCGGGAGCATCGGCCTGGGGTTCGCCATCCCGTCCAACCAGGCGCGCCGCACGGCCGAGCAGCTCATCGAGACCGGTGCGGCCACGTACCCGGTCATCGGCGTGCTGCTCGACCCGGAGTACTCGGGCGAGGGCGTGCGGGTCTTCGAGGAGGACCCGCCGGACTCGCGTGCGGTGACCCTCGACGGGCCCGCCGACCTCGCGGGCATCCGGCGCGGCGACGTGATCCTGGCGATCGACGGCCGGCCCGTCACGGCGTCGGAGGAGCTGATCGTGGCCATCCGTGCCCACGAGCCGGGCGACACGGTCGTGCTGCGGGTGCGCACGGGCGACGACGAGCGGGACGTCCGGGTCCGGCTGGACGCGGCGCCGTCCGGCTGA
- a CDS encoding Sec-independent protein translocase TatB, which produces MFGINGGELLILLLVAGLVIGPERLPAYAEQLAGWVRRLRDVARDTKDRVGAELGTEDVDWAALDPRRYDPRRIVRDALLDDPPPREPSRPSVPRPGRARTAAATAAPAFAAAAPTETGPAPFDDEAT; this is translated from the coding sequence GTGTTCGGGATCAACGGCGGCGAGCTGCTCATCCTGCTGCTCGTCGCCGGGCTGGTCATCGGACCCGAGCGGCTGCCGGCGTACGCGGAGCAGCTCGCCGGGTGGGTGAGGCGTCTGCGCGACGTCGCGCGCGACACCAAGGACCGCGTCGGTGCCGAGCTGGGCACCGAGGACGTCGACTGGGCGGCGCTCGACCCCCGCCGGTACGACCCGCGACGCATCGTGCGTGACGCCCTGCTCGACGACCCGCCGCCGCGTGAGCCGTCCCGTCCGTCGGTGCCTCGCCCCGGGCGCGCCCGGACGGCCGCGGCCACGGCGGCCCCGGCGTTCGCCGCGGCGGCGCCGACCGAGACCGGACCGGCACCGTTCGACGACGAGGCGACCTGA
- the trpS gene encoding tryptophan--tRNA ligase, which yields MTQVLSTSQPATSSTAGGRIFSGMQPTSDSLQLGNYLGALTQWVALQDTHDAIYCVVDLHALTVAPDPTVLRERTRRTAAQYLAAGVDPQRSILFVQSHVPEHAELAWILSCHTGFGEAGRMTQFKDKSAKQGSEGTTVGLFTYPVLMAADILLYDTALVPVGEDQRQHLELTRDLAQRLNSRFGPGTAVVPEPYIVSATAKIYDLQDPTAKMSKSAESPNGLIELLDDPKVVAKRIRSAVTDAEREIRFDPQAKPGVSNLLTIFSALSGRSIASLEADYDGKGYGDLKKDLAEVVVDFLTPFQERVRHYLSDPSALDDVLADGAARARELATPTLERIYDRSGLLPRRRARA from the coding sequence ATGACCCAGGTGCTGTCCACGTCGCAGCCCGCCACGTCGTCGACGGCGGGGGGACGCATCTTCTCGGGCATGCAGCCGACGTCGGACTCCCTCCAGCTCGGCAACTACCTGGGCGCCCTGACCCAGTGGGTCGCGCTGCAGGACACGCACGACGCGATCTACTGCGTCGTCGACCTGCACGCCCTGACCGTCGCGCCCGACCCCACGGTGCTGCGCGAGCGCACGCGCCGTACGGCCGCGCAGTACCTGGCGGCCGGGGTGGACCCGCAGCGCTCGATCCTGTTCGTGCAGTCCCACGTCCCGGAGCACGCCGAGCTCGCGTGGATCCTGTCGTGCCACACCGGCTTCGGCGAGGCCGGCCGCATGACCCAGTTCAAGGACAAGTCCGCGAAGCAGGGGTCCGAGGGCACGACGGTCGGGCTGTTCACGTACCCGGTCCTGATGGCGGCCGACATCCTGCTGTACGACACGGCGCTCGTGCCCGTGGGGGAGGACCAGCGGCAGCACCTCGAGCTCACGCGGGACCTCGCGCAGCGCCTCAACTCGCGGTTCGGGCCGGGCACCGCGGTGGTCCCGGAGCCGTACATCGTCTCGGCGACCGCCAAGATCTACGACCTGCAGGACCCGACGGCGAAGATGAGCAAGTCCGCGGAGAGCCCCAACGGCCTCATCGAGCTGCTCGACGACCCGAAGGTCGTCGCGAAGCGCATCCGGTCGGCGGTCACGGACGCCGAGCGGGAGATCCGCTTCGACCCGCAGGCCAAGCCCGGGGTGTCGAACCTGCTGACGATCTTCTCGGCGCTGTCGGGCCGCAGCATCGCGTCCCTCGAGGCCGACTACGACGGCAAGGGCTACGGCGACCTCAAGAAGGACCTCGCCGAGGTCGTGGTCGACTTCCTCACCCCGTTCCAGGAGCGCGTGCGGCACTACCTGTCGGACCCCAGCGCGCTGGACGACGTGCTGGCCGACGGCGCCGCGCGGGCGCGTGAGCTCGCGACGCCGACGCTCGAGCGCATCTACGACCGCTCGGGCCTGCTCCCGCGCCGGCGGGCCCGGGCGTGA
- a CDS encoding 2'-5' RNA ligase family protein — MAVTVPEPFRSRLHDARVRCGDPQARNVVPHVTLIGPTGVPDDRIADVDAQLARTAASHEPFRVRLHGAQTFRPVSPVVFVALEAGAEQCAALEAALRTGLLRTEPRFPYHPHVTVAHDLDDAVLDEVQDAMADFDAEFEVAHLHRFVYDDGAWRPARQFVLGAADAGATAPA, encoded by the coding sequence GTGGCCGTCACGGTCCCCGAGCCGTTCCGCAGCCGGCTGCACGACGCGCGCGTGCGGTGCGGCGACCCGCAGGCGCGCAACGTCGTGCCGCACGTGACGCTCATCGGCCCGACGGGCGTCCCGGACGACCGGATCGCCGACGTCGACGCCCAGCTCGCGCGCACGGCCGCGAGCCACGAGCCCTTCCGGGTCCGGCTCCACGGTGCGCAGACGTTCCGCCCGGTCTCGCCCGTGGTCTTCGTGGCGCTCGAGGCCGGCGCGGAGCAGTGCGCGGCGCTCGAGGCGGCCCTGCGGACCGGGCTGCTGCGGACCGAGCCGCGGTTCCCCTACCACCCGCACGTCACGGTCGCGCACGACCTGGACGACGCGGTGCTCGACGAGGTGCAGGACGCGATGGCGGACTTCGACGCCGAGTTCGAGGTCGCGCACCTGCACCGCTTCGTCTACGACGACGGCGCGTGGCGGCCTGCCAGGCAGTTCGTGCTCGGCGCCGCAGATGCCGGGGCCACCGCCCCCGCCTAG
- a CDS encoding YihY/virulence factor BrkB family protein — translation MGRRSTHHERTVVAPPAGAGAAHVHAAEQAPDPQPGPRWKPGFAGLVERGRAVLAWWQRTRVARANARFGRAGGGLLTGGLAYTTLFSVFAGLTIGYTIFMAVLGRNTQLRDTVLQTIDASLPGLVDTGNGEGLIEPDQLVLSTGLGIAGIVAAGVLLFTAISAVAALRTAVRAMFDVHTPDNLVFGKLRELGGFFAIALAVLLSSVLGLVVTTAADWLMDLVGWSDSSGLVVRVLGIAVAFVVDAALFVMIVRVLAGQAPPRRDLLGGAAIAAAGLGVVRVLGTSVVAGSVGRNPVLASFAVIVVLLLWLKLIARIVLLAAAWTANPPAPPVGESQEEADARAASNAGSRST, via the coding sequence ATGGGACGTCGCAGCACCCACCACGAGCGCACCGTCGTCGCGCCGCCGGCCGGGGCCGGCGCGGCCCACGTGCACGCGGCCGAGCAGGCGCCCGACCCGCAGCCCGGGCCGCGCTGGAAGCCGGGGTTCGCCGGCCTCGTCGAGCGTGGGCGAGCGGTGCTGGCGTGGTGGCAGCGCACCCGGGTCGCGCGTGCCAACGCGCGGTTCGGACGCGCCGGGGGCGGGCTGCTGACGGGCGGCCTGGCGTACACGACGCTCTTCTCCGTCTTCGCCGGCCTCACGATCGGCTACACGATCTTCATGGCCGTCCTGGGCCGCAACACCCAGCTCCGGGACACGGTGCTCCAGACCATCGACGCGTCGCTGCCCGGCCTCGTGGACACGGGGAACGGCGAGGGCCTGATCGAGCCCGACCAGCTCGTCCTGAGCACCGGGCTCGGCATCGCGGGGATCGTCGCGGCCGGCGTGCTCCTGTTCACCGCGATCTCGGCGGTCGCCGCGCTGCGCACCGCGGTCCGCGCGATGTTCGACGTCCACACGCCCGACAACCTCGTCTTCGGAAAGCTGCGCGAGCTGGGCGGGTTCTTCGCGATCGCCCTGGCCGTGCTGCTGTCGAGCGTCCTCGGCCTGGTGGTGACCACGGCCGCGGACTGGCTCATGGACCTGGTCGGCTGGTCCGACTCGTCGGGCCTCGTGGTGCGCGTCCTCGGCATCGCCGTCGCCTTCGTCGTGGACGCCGCGCTGTTCGTCATGATCGTGCGCGTCCTCGCGGGGCAGGCGCCGCCGCGGCGTGACCTGCTCGGCGGTGCGGCGATCGCGGCCGCCGGCCTGGGCGTCGTCCGGGTGCTCGGGACGTCCGTGGTCGCGGGGTCCGTGGGCAGGAACCCCGTGCTCGCGTCGTTCGCGGTGATCGTCGTGCTCCTGCTGTGGCTGAAGCTCATCGCCCGGATCGTGCTGCTGGCCGCGGCCTGGACCGCGAACCCGCCGGCGCCGCCGGTCGGTGAGTCTCAGGAGGAGGCGGACGCCAGGGCGGCGAGCAACGCGGGGAGCCGGTCGACGTAG
- a CDS encoding phosphotransferase, which translates to MTGPLDGLPRWVEPDDAGPEVTLPGGNVGGAVRVGATVRRPAGPWTPAVHALLAHLRARGLDGVPAPLGVDAQGREVLEHLPGEVVDLAEVTDARLASGAAWLARYHAAVADLRPGRVRWRFEERDLAPGEIVCHHDATMYNMLVARPGADDVVGVLDWDVAGPGVPIDDLAMYAWSGVPFYADPGAQEGARRLRLVVEAYGRQTAGTAPVPTADELARHVVVRMTSSTDRIEAGQRAGDEGMRNLLRVGEPARTRAALAAYVDRLPALLAALASASS; encoded by the coding sequence ATGACGGGCCCGCTCGACGGGCTCCCCCGCTGGGTAGAGCCGGACGACGCGGGACCCGAGGTGACGCTGCCGGGCGGCAACGTGGGCGGCGCGGTGCGCGTCGGTGCGACCGTCCGGCGGCCCGCCGGCCCCTGGACGCCCGCCGTGCACGCCCTGCTCGCGCACCTGCGCGCCCGAGGGCTCGACGGCGTCCCGGCGCCCCTCGGCGTCGACGCGCAGGGGCGCGAGGTCCTCGAGCACCTGCCCGGTGAGGTCGTCGACCTCGCGGAGGTCACCGACGCCCGCCTCGCCTCGGGTGCCGCCTGGTTGGCGCGGTACCACGCCGCGGTCGCCGACCTGCGGCCCGGCCGCGTCCGGTGGCGGTTCGAGGAGCGCGACCTGGCACCCGGCGAGATCGTGTGCCACCACGACGCGACGATGTACAACATGCTCGTCGCGCGGCCCGGTGCCGACGACGTCGTCGGCGTCCTGGACTGGGACGTGGCAGGGCCCGGCGTACCGATCGACGACCTGGCGATGTACGCGTGGAGCGGCGTGCCGTTCTACGCCGACCCGGGTGCGCAGGAGGGCGCCCGGCGCCTGCGGCTGGTCGTCGAGGCCTACGGGCGGCAGACCGCGGGGACCGCCCCGGTCCCGACGGCGGACGAGCTCGCCCGTCACGTCGTGGTGCGGATGACCTCCTCGACCGACCGCATCGAGGCGGGGCAGCGGGCCGGCGACGAGGGCATGCGCAACCTGCTGCGCGTGGGCGAGCCCGCGCGCACGCGCGCCGCCCTCGCGGCCTACGTCGACCGGCTCCCCGCGTTGCTCGCCGCCCTGGCGTCCGCCTCCTCCTGA
- a CDS encoding succinate dehydrogenase iron-sulfur subunit: protein MTATVEAPAAEVGAVPSFQVTLKIRRFLPSDEDMPAFGEPFVAEPRWDEFTLEVHGTDRVLDALHKIKWEHDGSLTFRRSCAHGICGSDAMRINGRNRLACKTLLKDLDPSKPITVEPIKGLPVVKDLVVDMEPFFASYREIMPFLVTTGTEPTKERLQSPQQRERFDDTTKCILCAACTSSCPVFWTDGQYFGPAAIVNAHRFIFDSRDEGGTQRLEILNDKEGVWRCRTTFNCTEACPRGIEVTKAIQEVKRAMITRAF, encoded by the coding sequence ATGACCGCCACCGTGGAAGCCCCCGCAGCCGAGGTCGGCGCCGTGCCGTCCTTCCAGGTCACGCTGAAGATCCGGCGGTTCCTGCCGTCGGACGAGGACATGCCGGCGTTCGGCGAGCCCTTCGTCGCCGAGCCGCGCTGGGACGAGTTCACCCTCGAGGTGCACGGCACCGACCGCGTGCTCGACGCGCTGCACAAGATCAAATGGGAGCACGACGGCTCGCTGACGTTCCGCCGGTCGTGCGCGCACGGCATCTGCGGGTCCGACGCCATGCGCATCAACGGGCGCAACCGGCTCGCGTGCAAGACGCTGCTCAAGGACCTCGACCCGTCCAAGCCGATCACGGTCGAGCCGATCAAGGGGCTCCCGGTCGTCAAGGACCTCGTGGTCGACATGGAGCCGTTCTTCGCGTCCTACCGCGAGATCATGCCGTTCCTCGTCACGACGGGTACCGAGCCGACCAAGGAGCGCCTGCAGTCGCCGCAGCAGCGCGAGCGCTTCGACGACACCACCAAGTGCATCCTGTGCGCCGCGTGCACGTCGTCGTGCCCCGTGTTCTGGACCGACGGGCAGTACTTCGGCCCGGCCGCGATCGTCAACGCGCACCGGTTCATCTTCGACAGCCGCGACGAGGGCGGCACCCAGCGCCTGGAGATCCTCAACGACAAGGAGGGCGTGTGGCGCTGCCGCACGACCTTCAACTGCACCGAGGCGTGCCCCCGCGGCATCGAGGTCACCAAGGCGATCCAGGAGGTCAAGCGCGCCATGATCACGCGCGCGTTCTGA